tctgctgtgtgtccttgggcaagtcatttaatttctctgtgcctcggtttcctcatccgtaaaatggggatcaggactccGGGCTCTAAGGGGGACAGGAACCGCGATCAACCcgattatcgatcaatcaatcgtatttattgagcgcttactgtgtgcagggcactgtactaagcgcttgggaagtacaagttggtaacatatagactgtgagcccactgttgggtagggactgtctctatatgttgccaatttgtacttcccaagcgcttagtacagtgctctgcacgtagtaagcgctcaataaatacgattgatgacgatatagagacggtccctacccaacagtgggctcacagtctaagattatGTCGTATCTACCCTTGTAGCACAGTGCCTCGCCCGTAGTAGGCACGAAACAAATACCGCCGTTAGTTCTCCTGTGCTCATTGgaaacaggagggaaaacagacaaccGGGAGAGGAAACAgcgagcattaaaaaaaaaaaaattccgtaATAATGGGAGTCAGCGGTGTGATCGCCACGGAGGTGCCGAGGTACCCGAGGGTCgctagtcacggaaggcctcccggaggcggTGAGGCGGAGCGCGCGGACGTGAGCGTGCCCCTCGACCCGGAGAGAGGCGTGCACGCGTGAGGGCGCGGTCCGGGAGGGCCCGCCCGTGACGCGGCCCCCCGGTCTTgtgtgtccccccccaccccgccgccgcgGGCCTCCAGGGCGAGTGCTCCCAGAGGTGCCACAACATCTTCGTGCTGGAGACGGTGTGCGTGGCCTGGTTCTCCTTGGAGTTCCTGCTGCGCTCCCTCCAGGCGGAGAGCAAATGCGCCTTCCTGCGGACGCCGCTCAACCTCCTCGACATGGTGGCCCTGCTGCCCTTCTACGTGTCGCTGCTGGTGGACCTGGCCTCGGGGGgcccccggccgggccccccgCCCGGCGGGGGCGGGAACAAGTCCCTGGAGCGGGTGGGGCTGGTCCTGCGCTTCCTGCGGGCCCTGCGGATCCTGTACGTCATGCGGCTGGCCCGCCACTCCCTGGGCCTGCAGACGCTGGGGCTGACGGTGCGCCGCTGCGCCCGCGAGTTCGgcctgctgctcctcttcctctgcgtggCCATGGCCCTCTTCTCCCCGCTCGTCTTCCTGGCCGAGAGCGAGCTGGGCGCCCGCCAGGACTTCACCAGCGTCCCCAGCAGCTACTGGTGGGCCGTCATCTCCATGACCACCGTGGGCTACGGCGACATGGTGCCCCGCAGCCTCCCCGGGCAGGTGGTGGCCCTGAGCAGCATCCTCAGCGGGATCCTGCTCATGGCCTTCCCCGTCACCTCCATCTTCCACACCTTCTCCCGCTCCTACGCCGAGCTCCGGGACCGGCAGCGCCGCCGGGGCCGCCGGTGGTGGCGGGCGGGAGGCCCGGACCCCCCGGCCCTGGAGGACAGCACGCGCTCCCACACCGACGACAGCTTCCCGGGGCCGGACGGCCCCTTCCCGCCCGGCGCCGGGGGAgccgctgacctctgacccccggccgGAGGACGGCCAGGCCCTCGAACCGCTCGCCCCGACGAGGACCCCGCGCGTTCCGGACTTCGGCGCGGCGGCAGCGGGAAGTCTACCCCGGCTCCGGCCCGCTGCCTGCCAACCAGGAAAGACGGGAGGTTGGCGCCAGCCTGCCCcgctctcctccccaacccccgagGGCCAGGGTCCGGGGAGTCCCCCGGTCCTGCTCTTCTGCCACCCCGCCAAGCCCGGCCCCATCCTCTccagcaggacgggccccgggcgGATCCCGCCGGAGGATCTTTGCCCTGGCTCGGGCCTCTGCGGGCccacgggggaggaggaggagaaggaaaaggaaaaggaggatgcCCGTGGCACTTCCCCCGACACCGCTCTCTCCCCGCCCTTGAACCCAGGCCTCTTTGGTCGTGGCTGGAAACCCGGACTCTGGCCCAGCTTCTCCTGCCGCTGACTCACACCCTTACAATAATTCAAAATAATTACGGGATTAAGTCcttgctatgtcccaagcactgtattaagcaccaggttGGTAGAAGATgatccgtttggacacagtccctgtgcctcctGGGACTCCCAGGCTAAGCAGGAGGGCAGGGTAGCCCAGTCACGCTGTAACCCAGCTGTTTTTCTGCATGACCCCTCCCGCGAGTCCACAACCCCCTGCCACCAATACAACTCGAgcccccaacctccccccccaTCACAAACTCCCAAGGGCCTCGCCAACTACTCTGGGGGTAAAATCAAAGCCAACGGGCCggaatcaatccgtcaatcaatagtacttattggtcacttactgtgggcggggaactgtaccgagcactggggagagtatagtacgACGGTGATGGACACGCCCAAATCCCCCCAtcaccccttccccctctagaccgtgggcagggagcgtgtctacccactttgttctattgcactctcccaagtgctcggcacacagtaagcgctcaataaatcccgttgACCGATCCAACGTTCAACGGTTGTTTCCTCGTCCTTCGGCTGTTTCCCGAGAGGAgattcaccccctccacctgtgcctctgcccctctccctcctaaaaGCCCTCCCTCGCCACTGTCTTCAACCTCGCCCTCTGAGGGTTCTCTCTCCTCCGCCTCCGGCTCCCCTTCTCGCTCGGACGGCTTTCCCACATCCGCCTCTCCGGCCCCGACCGCTCATCTCACCTGCAATCCCGCATCTTCTCTTGACTCGGGGTTGTTTCTGCTCGGTGACGCCTCCAACTCAACAGGTGTAAAACacaattcctcatctttccccccaaacccactcctccccacaactttcccatcCCAGCCGACGAAACCGCTTTCCCATCCCCGAGGCCCGCACTCTCGGCCGCTTCCCCGCACCGTCccagccctgtgcaggacagacAGACTGCACGCCGCCCCGGATAGTATAATTTATTTGTTAAAAGTCACCACAGTCGACAAAATCTTCCCAAGAGCCAAAGGTCACTGACCCCTGACCCGCAGTCAGCCCTGtgcccggccccctccctgcAAATCAAACCCACCCAGACGCACACGGCCATGCAGACGTGGCCTCGCACACGTGTTTACGCTCACACAGATGCGGCCACGCTCACGCTCGGCTGGATTTCCACCGCGCGGGCAGAGGGAGCCCCACCGCGGATGCTCGGGCCTACCAACGTGGATATAATTTGGGCcgcgccttccttcccccctcaaccccaaaggcccagcccctctgcccctcctcgccCAGGAGCCCCGGCCAGCCTCGATACTCCGCCGGGTGAGCCCTCCCAGAGCTCTCCACCTCAGCAGGAGCAGAGCCAGGGATGGCGTGGTGGCGGGCCACCTCCAAGCGGTCTTCAGGGCCAGCTTCCCGACCCCCTCCGGCCCTGGACCCTGTCCCCATAAGGTCACTTTGGCTAGAAGGGCCCAGGACCGGGCCAGATTGGGAGCGAGCTGGGAGCGAGCAGGGAGCCCCAGGGCCACGTTCGACCGTGGAGGGTCCAGCCCTCCTCCCCCAAGCTCCGCCAAGCCCCCGTCCCACCTTCCCTCCGCCCACTCTCACCTCAACCCTCTCCGCCCCCCCGCAGTCCTCTCAGTCCAGCAACAAATCGAGTCACGCTCCACCCTCCCCGTTCCGGTGGGGGT
This sequence is a window from Tachyglossus aculeatus isolate mTacAcu1 chromosome X2, mTacAcu1.pri, whole genome shotgun sequence. Protein-coding genes within it:
- the KCNG2 gene encoding potassium voltage-gated channel subfamily G member 2, producing MALPPGSEGRGSGPGPSAAAEGSFYRQARLLRPGEAPARPRRREGRARHVVINVGGVRYSLPWASLARCPLGRLERLRACRSHDDIMRVCDDYEAGGNEFFFDRNPCAFRTLMSFLAAGKLRLLREACALAFRDELDYWGVEEERLERCCLHRLRRCQREEEEEEEQEREEAAEGARCGGSEPSPPWAGPAQGRLQRCLQRLGAAVEDPRSGLPGQLFACVSVSFVAVTAVGLCMSTLPDVRAEEERGECSQRCHNIFVLETVCVAWFSLEFLLRSLQAESKCAFLRTPLNLLDMVALLPFYVSLLVDLASGGPRPGPPPGGGGNKSLERVGLVLRFLRALRILYVMRLARHSLGLQTLGLTVRRCAREFGLLLLFLCVAMALFSPLVFLAESELGARQDFTSVPSSYWWAVISMTTVGYGDMVPRSLPGQVVALSSILSGILLMAFPVTSIFHTFSRSYAELRDRQRRRGRRWWRAGGPDPPALEDSTRSHTDDSFPGPDGPFPPGAGGAADL